In one window of Streptomyces sp. FXJ1.172 DNA:
- a CDS encoding LuxR C-terminal-related transcriptional regulator — MRVVLAEDLFLLRDGLVRMFQAFGFEIAAAVESGPELTRALAELRPDVAVVDVRLPPTHTDEGLQCALAARRERPGLPVLVLSQHVEQLYARELLADGSGGVGYLLKDRVFDAEQFVDAVRRVAAGGTAMDPQVIQQLLSRRTADDRPLGRLTPREREVLELMAQGRSNAGIAAQLVVTERAIAKHTSSIFAKLGLEVSDDDNRRVLAVLAHLDRDR, encoded by the coding sequence GTGCGCGTTGTCCTAGCCGAAGACCTCTTCCTGCTGCGTGACGGGCTGGTCCGGATGTTCCAGGCCTTCGGCTTCGAGATCGCGGCAGCCGTCGAGTCCGGCCCCGAACTCACCCGTGCGCTGGCCGAGTTGCGGCCGGACGTCGCCGTGGTCGACGTCCGGCTGCCGCCCACGCACACCGACGAGGGGCTGCAGTGCGCGCTCGCGGCCCGCCGGGAGCGGCCCGGACTGCCGGTGCTGGTCCTGTCCCAGCACGTGGAGCAGCTGTACGCGCGCGAACTGCTCGCCGACGGCAGCGGCGGGGTCGGCTATCTGCTGAAGGACCGGGTGTTCGACGCCGAGCAGTTCGTGGACGCCGTACGCCGGGTCGCCGCGGGCGGTACGGCGATGGACCCGCAGGTGATCCAGCAGCTGCTGTCCCGGCGGACCGCCGACGACCGGCCGCTCGGCCGGCTCACCCCGCGCGAGCGGGAGGTGCTGGAGCTGATGGCGCAGGGCCGGTCCAACGCGGGCATCGCGGCCCAGCTCGTGGTGACGGAACGGGCCATCGCCAAACACACCTCCAGCATCTTCGCCAAACTGGGACTCGAGGTGTCGGACGACGACAACCGGCGCGTACTGGCCGTCCTCGCGCACCTCGACCGCGACCGCTGA
- a CDS encoding sensor histidine kinase, translated as MTTDIERGAFRTRARKVLLAAVQGLTLAVAVLPCGVAFFCLTLVSVALIPLGVGLFTTPAILTGVRALADVRRRLAAEWCGVRIPAVYQPPPGTANPWTRTFALLRDPQVRRDVLWLPVDFTAGFVTALLPALLVCYPVEGFLLGAGLWRPYVSGGGDTYWYAFVPVSDQTTAFGAAGLAAVLLLVTHRLVPRALTAHFRLTRAVLGGDAELAERVRVLTETRQDAVDTSAAELRRIERDLHDGAQARLVAMGMDLGTIEMLVERDPQQAKRLLAQARKNSAEALEELRDLVRGIHPPVLAERGLGDAVRALALRLPLPTEVSVELPGRADAPVESAAYFAVSEVLTNAVKHSGADRIWADVHHTDGRLRITVTDNGRGGAAVGAGSGLTGVERRLGTFDGVLAVSSPDGGPTMVTMEIPCALS; from the coding sequence ATGACCACCGACATCGAGCGCGGCGCCTTCCGGACCCGCGCGCGCAAGGTCCTGCTGGCCGCCGTACAGGGCCTGACGCTGGCCGTGGCCGTACTGCCCTGCGGTGTGGCGTTCTTCTGCCTGACCCTGGTCTCCGTCGCGCTCATCCCGCTCGGCGTCGGGCTGTTCACGACTCCGGCGATCCTGACCGGGGTACGGGCCCTCGCGGACGTGCGCAGGAGGCTCGCGGCCGAGTGGTGCGGGGTGCGGATCCCGGCGGTGTACCAGCCGCCGCCCGGGACCGCCAACCCCTGGACGCGCACCTTCGCGCTGCTCCGGGACCCGCAGGTCCGGCGTGACGTGCTGTGGCTGCCCGTGGACTTCACGGCGGGCTTCGTCACCGCGCTGCTGCCGGCCCTGCTGGTGTGCTACCCCGTCGAGGGGTTCCTGCTGGGGGCCGGGCTGTGGCGGCCCTACGTGTCGGGCGGCGGTGACACCTACTGGTACGCCTTCGTGCCGGTCTCCGACCAGACGACCGCCTTCGGCGCGGCCGGGCTCGCCGCGGTGCTCCTCCTCGTCACCCACCGTCTCGTCCCGCGGGCACTGACCGCGCACTTCCGGCTGACCCGGGCCGTGCTCGGCGGTGACGCCGAACTCGCCGAGCGGGTGCGGGTGCTGACCGAGACCCGGCAGGACGCCGTGGACACCTCCGCCGCCGAGCTGCGCCGCATCGAGCGGGACCTGCACGACGGGGCGCAGGCCCGGCTGGTCGCCATGGGCATGGACCTCGGCACCATCGAGATGCTGGTGGAGCGGGACCCGCAGCAGGCCAAGCGACTGCTCGCCCAGGCCCGCAAGAACTCCGCCGAGGCCCTGGAGGAACTGCGCGACCTGGTGCGCGGCATCCACCCGCCGGTCCTCGCCGAACGCGGACTCGGCGATGCGGTACGGGCGTTGGCGCTGCGGCTGCCGCTGCCCACGGAGGTGAGCGTGGAGCTGCCGGGCCGCGCGGACGCCCCGGTCGAGTCGGCGGCCTACTTCGCGGTCAGCGAGGTGCTCACCAACGCCGTCAAGCACTCCGGCGCCGACCGGATCTGGGCCGACGTCCACCACACCGACGGCCGGCTGCGGATCACGGTGACCGACAACGGCAGGGGCGGCGCGGCGGTCGGCGCCGGTTCGGGTCTGACCGGGGTCGAGCGCCGGCTCGGTACATTCGACGGCGTCCTGGCCGTCAGCAGTCCCGACGGCGGCCCCACCATGGTGACCATGGAGATCCCGTGCGCGTTGTCCTAG
- a CDS encoding NAD-dependent epimerase/dehydratase family protein — MRLLLLGGTQFVGRAVAEAALARGWEVTVFHRGRHEPPPGARSLLGDRTAPGGLAALDGDGGGWDAVVDTWSFGPRAVRGSARLLRGRAGRYVYVSSRSVYAWPAPAGGAEDAPLVEGAAAGAEPADYGRDKRGGELAALESFGTEGSLLVRAGLILGPYENVGRLPWWLTRIARGGPVLAPGPAGLPLQYVDVRDLADWLLGAVEQGLSGPYNLVSPPGHTTMGELLGHCADVTGSDAELRWTDPETILAAGIEPWTQLPVWVPPGDPVYRALHGADVSRAVAAGLVCRPAGETVADTWRWLTAIGGTAPQRGDRAPVGLDPEVEARVLAGTGGVPGTTPRKGASGD, encoded by the coding sequence ATGAGACTCCTTCTGCTGGGCGGAACGCAGTTCGTGGGCCGGGCGGTCGCCGAGGCCGCGCTCGCGCGGGGCTGGGAGGTGACCGTCTTCCACCGGGGACGGCACGAACCCCCGCCCGGGGCACGGTCGTTGCTCGGGGACCGAACCGCCCCGGGCGGCCTCGCCGCCCTCGACGGGGACGGCGGCGGCTGGGACGCCGTGGTGGACACCTGGTCCTTCGGGCCCCGTGCCGTACGGGGGTCGGCACGGCTGCTGCGGGGCCGTGCCGGGCGGTACGTCTACGTCTCCAGCCGGTCGGTGTACGCCTGGCCCGCGCCCGCCGGGGGCGCGGAGGACGCCCCGCTGGTCGAGGGCGCCGCCGCCGGCGCCGAACCGGCCGACTACGGCCGAGACAAGCGGGGCGGTGAACTGGCCGCCCTCGAGTCCTTCGGCACCGAGGGCTCGCTGCTGGTCCGGGCCGGGTTGATCCTCGGCCCGTACGAGAACGTGGGCCGGCTGCCCTGGTGGCTGACCCGGATCGCCCGCGGCGGCCCGGTGCTGGCCCCGGGGCCGGCCGGTCTGCCGCTGCAGTACGTCGACGTACGCGACCTCGCCGACTGGCTCCTGGGCGCCGTGGAACAGGGCCTGAGCGGGCCGTACAACCTGGTGAGCCCGCCCGGGCACACCACCATGGGCGAGCTGCTCGGGCACTGCGCCGACGTCACCGGCTCGGACGCCGAGCTGCGCTGGACCGACCCGGAGACGATCCTCGCCGCCGGCATCGAGCCCTGGACCCAGCTGCCGGTGTGGGTGCCGCCGGGCGATCCGGTGTACCGCGCCCTGCACGGCGCGGACGTGTCGCGGGCGGTGGCCGCCGGCCTGGTGTGCCGGCCGGCCGGCGAGACCGTGGCGGACACCTGGCGGTGGCTGACCGCGATCGGGGGCACGGCACCGCAGCGCGGCGACCGGGCGCCCGTGGGGCTCGACCCCGAGGTGGAGGCGCGGGTCCTGGCCGGTACGGGGGGTGTACCTGGCACCACCCCCCGGAAGGGGGCCTCGGGCGACTGA
- a CDS encoding winged helix-turn-helix domain-containing protein: MATTRSLSPASTLAAPARHRLRAVDRDEVIDVTDFLPPGATWLPAPQHTLPSLPGQPPMVGYLVLVPADQRPPFLPVAVPDPAGTTATEPAADTDPLLRIDPVRRTAGIDGRELDLTYLEFELLAHLVAHPHRVHTRDQLVTTVWGYGHVGDGRTVDVHIARLRRKLGAQHRHTIQTVRRVGYKYTPPTGR; this comes from the coding sequence ATGGCGACCACTCGTTCCCTCTCTCCCGCCTCCACCCTCGCCGCACCCGCCCGGCACCGGCTGCGCGCCGTCGACCGGGACGAGGTGATCGACGTCACGGACTTCCTGCCGCCCGGCGCCACCTGGCTGCCCGCGCCGCAGCACACCCTGCCCAGCCTGCCCGGCCAGCCACCGATGGTCGGCTACCTGGTGCTGGTCCCGGCCGACCAGCGGCCGCCGTTCCTGCCGGTCGCGGTGCCGGACCCGGCCGGGACGACCGCGACCGAGCCCGCGGCGGACACCGACCCGCTGCTGCGGATCGACCCCGTGCGGCGCACCGCCGGCATCGACGGCCGCGAACTCGACCTGACCTACCTGGAGTTCGAGCTGCTCGCCCACCTGGTGGCGCACCCGCACCGGGTGCACACCCGCGACCAGCTGGTCACCACGGTCTGGGGCTACGGCCACGTCGGCGACGGCCGCACCGTCGACGTGCACATCGCCCGGCTGCGCCGCAAGCTGGGCGCGCAGCACCGCCACACGATCCAGACGGTGCGCCGGGTCGGCTACAAGTACACTCCGCCGACGGGCCGTTGA
- the glnII gene encoding glutamine synthetase, with protein MTFKAEYIWIDGTAPTAKLRSKTKIITGAPAGLDALPIWGFDGSSTNQAEGHASDRVLKPVFSCPDPIRGGDDILVLCEVLNTDMTPHTSNTRAALAEVAERFAAQEPIFGIEQEYTFFDGSRPLGFPEGGFPAPQGGYYCGVGADEIFGRDIVEAHLENCLKAGLGISGINAEVMPGQWEFQVGPLAPLEVSDQLWVARWLLYRTAEDFGVSATLDPKPVKGDWNGAGAHTNFSTKAMREGYDAIITACESLGEGSKPLDHVKNYGAGIDERLTGLHETAPWDKYSYGVSDRGASVRIPWQVEKDGKGYIEDRRPNANVDPYVVTRLLVDTCCAALEKAGQV; from the coding sequence GTGACCTTCAAGGCCGAGTACATCTGGATCGACGGCACCGCTCCGACGGCCAAGCTCCGTTCCAAGACGAAGATCATCACGGGTGCCCCGGCCGGTCTCGACGCGCTGCCGATCTGGGGCTTCGACGGCTCCTCCACCAACCAGGCCGAGGGCCACGCCTCGGACCGCGTGCTCAAGCCGGTCTTCAGCTGCCCGGACCCGATCCGCGGCGGCGACGACATCCTGGTGCTGTGCGAGGTCCTCAACACGGACATGACCCCGCACACCTCCAACACCCGTGCCGCGCTGGCCGAGGTCGCCGAGCGGTTCGCCGCGCAGGAGCCGATCTTCGGCATCGAGCAGGAATACACCTTCTTCGACGGCTCCCGCCCGCTCGGCTTCCCCGAGGGCGGCTTCCCCGCCCCGCAGGGCGGCTACTACTGCGGTGTCGGCGCCGACGAGATCTTCGGCCGTGACATCGTCGAGGCCCACCTGGAGAACTGCCTGAAGGCCGGTCTCGGCATCTCCGGCATCAACGCCGAGGTCATGCCGGGCCAGTGGGAGTTCCAGGTCGGCCCGCTCGCCCCGCTGGAGGTCTCCGACCAGCTGTGGGTGGCCCGTTGGCTGCTCTACCGCACCGCCGAGGACTTCGGCGTCTCCGCGACCCTCGACCCGAAGCCGGTCAAGGGCGACTGGAACGGCGCGGGCGCGCACACCAACTTCTCCACCAAGGCGATGCGTGAGGGCTACGACGCGATCATCACCGCGTGCGAGTCGCTCGGCGAGGGCTCCAAGCCGCTGGACCACGTCAAGAACTACGGCGCCGGCATCGACGAGCGCCTGACCGGCCTGCACGAGACCGCCCCGTGGGACAAGTACTCCTACGGCGTCTCCGACCGCGGTGCCTCGGTCCGTATCCCGTGGCAGGTCGAGAAGGACGGCAAGGGCTACATCGAGGACCGCCGCCCGAACGCCAACGTCGACCCGTACGTGGTGACCCGCCTGCTGGTGGACACCTGCTGCGCCGCGCTGGAGAAGGCCGGCCAGGTCTGA
- a CDS encoding arsenate reductase family protein, producing MEIWINPACSKCRSAISLLDAEGAEYTVRRYLEDVPSADEIRAVLERLSLEPWDITRTQEADAKELGLKDWARDAGTRERWITALAEHPRLIQRPIITADDGTALVARTEEAVREALSHGKG from the coding sequence ATGGAAATCTGGATCAATCCGGCCTGCTCCAAGTGCCGCAGCGCCATCAGCCTGCTCGATGCCGAGGGGGCCGAGTACACCGTCCGCCGCTACCTGGAGGACGTGCCGAGCGCGGACGAGATCAGGGCGGTCCTCGAGCGGCTGAGCCTCGAGCCGTGGGACATCACCCGCACCCAGGAGGCCGACGCCAAGGAACTCGGGCTCAAGGACTGGGCGCGGGACGCGGGTACGCGCGAGCGGTGGATCACCGCGCTCGCCGAGCACCCGAGGCTCATCCAGCGCCCGATCATCACGGCCGACGACGGAACGGCCCTGGTGGCCCGCACCGAGGAGGCCGTCCGGGAGGCCCTCTCCCACGGCAAGGGCTGA
- a CDS encoding alpha/beta fold hydrolase, whose protein sequence is MSELAGFTYDFEGERLSGVSAGPPGRATAVLLHGAGNGSKQRLLPLLTEFAGHGCHALAFDFSGHGESTGRLAELNLRRRFEQAVAVLDAHVPADDPLVLVGFSMSGQTVADLVRHYGPRVAAVGLCAPAVYAAEAWEVPFGNGQGRFSEIIRTPDRWRTSPALEAFRTYEGRAVLAVPGTDAVIPPAVTEAVQDALSQRAQYTRLELPEAEHRLGLWFRDHAEDRRELVAELVSGLDGEQGWAATRAWVAKQLPAGRTVTDARMLQGGWSSQMRGLTLDNGEELVLRTFVKPFFRRHAPGLLSREAAVLGLLAAEEGVPAPALVAVDATAEHCGHPSLLMTGLPGRIRVDEEDGQGGVALDRRLDLLAAQLAAIHAVVPPERPRTYQAWTSPESVRTPAGALWERAVDVIRRDPPPYRGCFLHRDYHPGNVLFTGTGEDVRISGVVDWVETSWGPADLDVAHCSTALALLHGPEHGLAFRDRYQRRGGHGLADGRDHLYWRLLDALHYACGAEKLAGPWRGLGRTDLTPEVLGARMEAYVRALLERYG, encoded by the coding sequence ATGAGCGAACTGGCCGGTTTCACTTACGACTTCGAGGGCGAACGGCTGAGCGGGGTGAGCGCCGGGCCACCGGGCCGGGCCACGGCGGTACTGCTGCACGGGGCGGGCAACGGCAGCAAGCAGCGCCTCCTGCCCCTGCTCACGGAGTTCGCCGGACACGGCTGCCACGCCCTGGCGTTCGACTTCTCGGGCCATGGTGAGAGCACGGGCCGCCTCGCCGAGCTGAACCTGCGCCGGCGGTTCGAGCAGGCGGTGGCGGTGCTCGACGCACACGTACCGGCGGACGATCCGCTGGTCCTGGTCGGCTTCAGCATGAGCGGCCAGACGGTCGCCGATCTCGTGCGGCACTACGGTCCGCGGGTGGCGGCCGTCGGGCTGTGCGCGCCCGCCGTCTACGCCGCCGAGGCCTGGGAGGTGCCGTTCGGGAACGGCCAGGGCCGCTTCAGCGAGATCATCCGCACACCGGACCGCTGGCGGACCTCGCCCGCGCTGGAGGCGTTCCGGACGTACGAGGGCCGGGCGGTGCTGGCGGTCCCGGGCACCGACGCGGTCATTCCGCCGGCCGTGACCGAGGCCGTACAGGACGCCCTGTCCCAGCGGGCCCAGTACACCCGGCTCGAACTCCCCGAGGCGGAGCACCGGTTGGGGCTGTGGTTCCGCGACCACGCCGAGGACCGGCGCGAGTTGGTGGCGGAGCTGGTGAGCGGGCTCGACGGAGAGCAGGGCTGGGCGGCGACCCGGGCCTGGGTGGCCAAGCAGCTGCCCGCCGGCCGTACCGTCACGGACGCCCGGATGCTCCAGGGCGGCTGGTCGTCGCAGATGCGCGGGCTCACCCTCGACAACGGCGAGGAGCTGGTGCTGCGCACCTTCGTGAAGCCCTTCTTCCGCCGGCACGCGCCCGGGCTGCTGTCCCGGGAAGCCGCGGTCCTCGGGCTGCTCGCCGCCGAGGAGGGCGTCCCGGCCCCGGCCCTGGTCGCCGTGGACGCCACGGCCGAGCACTGCGGCCACCCGTCCCTGCTGATGACCGGGCTGCCGGGCCGGATCCGGGTGGACGAGGAGGACGGGCAGGGCGGTGTGGCACTGGACCGTCGGCTCGATCTGCTCGCGGCCCAACTGGCCGCGATCCACGCGGTGGTTCCGCCGGAGCGACCCCGCACCTACCAGGCGTGGACCTCACCCGAGAGCGTGCGCACTCCTGCGGGGGCGTTGTGGGAGCGCGCCGTGGACGTGATCCGCCGGGACCCGCCGCCGTACCGGGGGTGCTTTCTGCACCGGGACTACCACCCCGGGAACGTGCTCTTCACGGGCACGGGCGAGGACGTGCGGATCAGCGGGGTCGTGGACTGGGTGGAGACCTCCTGGGGTCCGGCGGACCTGGACGTGGCACACTGCTCGACCGCGCTGGCCCTGCTGCACGGCCCGGAGCACGGGCTGGCCTTCCGGGACCGGTACCAGCGGCGGGGTGGCCACGGCCTCGCCGACGGCCGGGACCATCTGTACTGGCGACTGCTGGACGCCCTCCACTACGCCTGCGGCGCGGAGAAACTGGCCGGACCGTGGCGCGGTCTCGGCCGTACTGACCTGACCCCCGAGGTGCTGGGCGCGCGCATGGAGGCGTATGTGCGCGCACTGCTGGAGCGCTACGGCTGA